In Scatophagus argus isolate fScaArg1 chromosome 7, fScaArg1.pri, whole genome shotgun sequence, a genomic segment contains:
- the acsbg1 gene encoding long-chain-fatty-acid--CoA ligase ACSBG1 — protein MEFPDEEKGDAQLEKSVVESMAHKQTDNEDRASLGKEDIEEKFADVPLAPAHSLWTTDAKGAVRLRIEEGCPEEPITVHQMFKTSVEKYGHMYALASKKNNKWEKITFLEYYQFCRRAAKSFIKLGLERFHGVAILGFNSAEWFFSAVGAIMAGGIMTGIYATNSPEACQYVISDSKANIIVVENQKQLDKILQIRDRLPSLKAIVQYSGEPQQKISNLYSWEAFMEQGLDVSEKEVDDIISSQRANQCCVLIYTSGSTGKPKGVMLSHDNITWTAGHASRAGDLQPADTRQESLVSYLPLSHIAAQIYDLWTGIQWGELVYFAQPDALKGSLITTLREVCPTSHMGVPRVWEKMMEKIKQGISECGYVKKKLVTWAMSVSLDANQKYKQKDDEKPFFFSLADSLVLQKLRAELGLSCCRKFFSGSAPISSETVQFFLGLNIWLYEAYGMSESTGPHFMSGPKAYKLPSCGKVVPGCRYKMANIDSEGTGEICFWGRNVFMGFLNMEDKTREALDKDGWLHSGDLGKVDEEGFLYITGRIKELIITAGGENIPPVPIEEAVKKELPIISSAMLIGDKRKFLSMLLTLKCCSDTETMEPTEELSKEAVEFCQQVGSQATKVSDIIGRKDKQVYRAIQEGINRVNAAATSNAQRIQKWTILRKDFSVSGGELGSTMKLRRPVVLEMYHKVIDNLYKE, from the exons ATGGAATTCCCTGATGAAGAGAAAGGAGATGCTCAACTTGAGAAAAG tgttgtggAGTCTATGGCACACAAGCAGACAGATAATGAAGATCGTGCTTCTCTAG GAAAGGAAGACATAGAAGAGAAGTTTGCTGACGTACCTCTTGCTCCGGCTCATTCTCTCTGGACCACTGATGCTAAAGGCGCAGTGAGACTGAGAATAGAAGAGGGATGTCCAGAGGAACCTATCACAGTTCACCAAATGTTCAAAACCTCAGTAGAAAAATACGGACACATGTACGCCCTTGCCAGCAAGAAGAACAACAAATGGGAGAAGATAACCTTCTTAGAGTATTATCAGTTCTGCCGGAGAGCAGCCAAGAGCTTTATAAAG CTTGGTTTAGAGCGATTCCATGGAGTGGCAATACTAGGATTCAATTCAGCCGAATGGTTCTTCTCTGCAGTCGGTGCCATCATGGCAGG GGGTATAATGACAGGAATTTATGCCACAAACTCACCAGAAGCTTGTCAGTATGTGATTAGTGACTCTAAAGCCAACATTATTGTGgtggaaaaccaaaagcaactGGATAAAATCCTGCAG ATACGTGACAGATTGCCCAGTTTGAAAGCCATAGTGCAGTACAGTGGAGAACCTCAGCAGAAAATCTCCAACCTTTACTCC TGGGAGGCGTTCATGGAGCAGGGTCTGGATGTTTCTGAGAAAGAAGtggatgacatcatcagcagcCAGAGAGCAAACCAATGCTGCGTTCTGATCTACACCTCTGGCAGCACAGGGAAACCCAAGGGAGTCATGCTCAGTCATGACAAT ATTACATGGACTGCCGGACATGCCAGCAGGGCCGGAGACCTGCAGCCGGCTGACACAAGACAGGAGTCACTGGTCAGCTACCTGCCTCTCAGCCACATCGCTGCTCAGATCTATGATCTCTGGACAGGCATCCAGTGGGGTGAGCTGGTATACTTTGCACAGCCAGATGCCTTAAAG GGAAGCCTGATAACAACACTTCGAGAAGTGTGTCCCACATCTCACATGGGAGTCCCGCGGGTATGGGAGAAGATGATGGAGAAGATAAAACAGGGAATTAGTGAGTGTGGATATGTGAAAAAGAAACTGGTGACATGGGCgatgtcagtcagtctggaCGCCAATCAGAAATATAAGCAAAA gGATGATGAAAAAccattctttttttccctggcTGACAGCCTGGTGTTACAGAAGCTTCGGGCTGAGCTTGGCCTGTCTTGCTGTCGGAAGTTCTTCTCTGGATCGGCACCAATCAGCAGTGAAACAGTACAGTTTTTCTTGGGCCTGAATATCTGGTTGTACGAGGCATATGGCATGAGTGAGAGTACAGGACCTCATTTTATGTCAGGTCCCAAAGCTTACAAACTACCAAG CTGTGGTAAGGTGGTGCCTGGCTGCCGATACAAAATGGCCAACATAGACTCTGAGGGAACAGGTGAAATTTGCTTTTGGGGACGTAACGTTTTCATGGGTTTCCTCAATAtggaagacaaaacaagagaagcTCTGGATAAAGATGGATGGCTGCATTCTGGAGACCTGGGGAAGGTAGACGAAGAGGGCTTCTTGTATATCACAGGGAGAATTAAAG AGCTGATCATCACGGCTGGAGGAGAGAACATTCCCCCTGTTCCCATCGAGGAGGCAGTGAAGAAGGAGCTGCCCATCATTAGCAGTGCCATGCTCATAGGGGATAAGAGGAAATTCTTGTCAATGCTTTTGACCCTAaag TGTTGTAGTGATACAGAAACCATGGAGCCAACAGAGGAGCTGAGTAAAGAGGCTGTGGAGTTTTGCCAGCAGGTTGGCAGCCAAGCAACtaaagtgtctgacatcattgggagaaaagacaaacaggtgTACCGGGCGATTCAAGAAGGAATTAACAGAGTCAACGCTGCAGCCACCTCTAATGCCCAGCGCATACAGAAGTGGACAATCCTCAGGAAGGACTTCTCTGTttctggaggagagctgg GTTCCACTATGAAGCTTCGACGCCCTGTTGTGTTGGAGATGTACC